TGCAGTAATGATTACTATGTTATCACTTTCCTGTTTAAAAGTAACCTTGAGCCATTTACTGCCAATATGTTTAAAAGCATTTTTTCTGTCTTTTCTGGAATTTTCTACCTTTTCAGGATAAAGGACGGTATCTTTAATCTCACCTTCCTCAATCTCTCTCCACTTCATCTGCCGCTGGACATGTCTGCTAAAGTATATATCCAAGCCGTTAATCCCTCATATTCACACACTGCAAACTAACCCCCAAATCCTTTGTCTTAAGAATTTGGATTACTTCCTGCAGGTCGTCTATCTTTTTGCCTGTTACCCTTAC
This Deltaproteobacteria bacterium DNA region includes the following protein-coding sequences:
- a CDS encoding DUF520 family protein: VRVTGKKIDDLQEVIQILKTKDLGVSLQCVNMRD
- a CDS encoding DUF4258 domain-containing protein; translation: MDIYFSRHVQRQMKWREIEEGEIKDTVLYPEKVENSRKDRKNAFKHIGSKWLKVTFKQESDNIVIITAIDKNK